From Eptesicus fuscus isolate TK198812 chromosome 22, DD_ASM_mEF_20220401, whole genome shotgun sequence, a single genomic window includes:
- the GOLT1A gene encoding vesicle transport protein GOT1A, whose protein sequence is MPGSAGLDGVPRSSVYFGAHSSLPVPSFPRSTELPRGHLPSGTPGNARPPPLPRAPPTTASLPVAEIGVGITGFGAFFILLGALLYFDSVLLAFGNLLFLTGLSLIIGLRKTFSFFFQRHKLKGTSFFLGGVVVVLLRWPLLGMFLETYGFFSLFRGFFPVAFGFLGNAFNIPFLSELFRRFQGTSSMV, encoded by the exons ATGCCGGGAAGCGCAGGACTGGACGGCGTTCCCAGGAGCTCAGTGTACTTTGGTGCTCATTCTTCCCTTCCCGTCCCATCATTCCCCCGGAGCACAGAGCTCCCCAGAGGGCACCTGCCCAGTGGTACCCCGGGAAATGCCAGGCCCCCGCCTctccccagagcccctcccaccacggcctcCTTGCCTGTTGCAGAGATTGGCGTGGGCATCACCGGCTTCGGAGCCTTCTTCATCCTCCTGGGCGCGCTCCTGTACTTCGATTCCGTGCTCCTGGCCTTCGGGAAC CTGCTGTTCCTGACCGGCCTGTCCCTCATCATCGGCCTGAGGAAGACgttctccttcttcttccagaGGCACAAGCTCAAGGGGACCAGCTTCTTCCTGGGGGGGGTGGTCGTGGTGCTCCTGCGCTGGCCCCTCCTGGGCATGTTTCTGGAAACGTATGGATTCTTCAGCCTCTTCCG GGGCTTTTTCCCTGTGGCCTTTGGCTTCCTGGGCAATGCCTTTAACATCCCCTTCCTGAGTGAG CTGTTCCGGAGGTTTCAAGGCACCAGCTCAATGGTCTGA
- the KISS1 gene encoding metastasis-suppressor KiSS-1, protein MHLLVSWQLVLFLCAISFRDTLEKVAPAEHPRATGQQLGPLALGVAGEQSRRCAASESAEGARPALCQPSSRRVPPAPGEALVRREQGLSAFNWNSFGLRYGRRQAGGPRPREAPRGRGRPTAD, encoded by the exons ATGCACCTGCTGGTTTCTTGGCAGCTGGTGCTCTTCCTCTGTGCCATCTCCTTCAGGGACACCTTGGAAAAGGTGGCGCCCGCCGAGCATCCTAGAGCCACAG GCCAGCAGCTCGGCCCCCTGGCGCTGGGGGTCGCCGGAGAGCAGAGCCGGCGGTGCGCGGCCTCCGAGAGCGCagagggggccaggccagccctgtGCCAGCCGAGCAGCCGCCGGGTTCCTCCCGCGCCGGGCGAGGCGCTGGTGCGGCGGGAGCAGGGCCTGTCTGCCTTCAACTGGAACTCCTTCGGCCTGCGCTACGGCCGGCGGCAGGCAGGCGGGCCGCGCCCCCGGGAGGCGCCCAGGGGCCGGGGACGTCCAACCGCGGACTGA